The Lolium perenne isolate Kyuss_39 chromosome 6, Kyuss_2.0, whole genome shotgun sequence genome segment TGTTACTTGCACCATCATAACCTTGGCCTCGAACTTGTTTCATGCTCAATCCATACTTACCAAACAGATTATCAATATTGGATTTGAGACATACAGCAGATGTCTCATTCACATGGACAACACCAATTAGTCTTTCTTTGATTGCTCCAAACTTGTCAACATACCGTAGAACTACAGCCATCTGTTCTTTGTCAGAAACATCAGCAGACTCATCAACCAACAAGCAAAACACACCGCCTCCAATTTCATCAACAATAGATTTTACTATGATCTGCACAAAAAAAGGTTTGTACCTATAAGCACTCACGCCATTTGGAAGATGTAAATAAGAGATGAAAAAAATGACAAACGAAATAATTTGTTACCTCGGCGTAACATTCAGCGATGTCCCTTTGAATTTCCGGAGCTACCATTTGGTTATTCCTAGGAGCATTGATCAACACAATCCTCTTTGTGTTCTCATTTTGCTCCGCCAAAAGGTCTGCCAACTCTCGAAAATTGCCCCTGTTTTTAGACTCTTTTGACTCATCATGGGCACGGAAAGCTAAACCTTGATGCAACAAGTATCTCACAGCACTTATGGAATTATTCAAACGGATCATATACTCCTCTTGGGTGACTTTACTTTGTTTGTCGAGAGCAACAACAACTGATTGGTCATGTTTCAACAAATCATTGCATCTTTTGACTGATGTGTTATGAAAGCTATTAGGAGATTTACCCACATGGTCCTTTAGTCTGCCGGACTTGTTCCAACAATCAAAACCATCAACTACAAATGCATCATTCCCCCCTTGACCTTCAATAGAATCTCTGAACAAGTAGCAGTATAAGCAAAACGCAGCATCCTTCTTCTCACTATACTCTAGCCAGTCATATTTATTATACCATTTAGTACTAAACCGGCGTGAGTAACCTGCTATGATCTTTTGTGGATACTTGAATCCTGGTTGTGGCCTATATGGACCTCTAATCAAATATTTCCGCCTTATCTCATCTTGTAGCTTTGGTCCAATATATTGCGTAATTCTCTTCCTATCTGCAGGATCATATGGAATCTCATTTACATCTAACTCTTTTAAAGTTGGAGGCACTGGCAGAGGACAAGGACGAGTAGCTCGTGTAATATTTGACGGGCCTTCATCATGGTCAGCATGATTGGTACTCGGTGGTGGTGATTTTCTTTTCAGATTTACAAACCGCTCCATTAATTTTCGACTACCTGTTAAATTAGCAAGACATTAATACATAGGAAAACTGGAAAAGTTTTAATGATCAGTACATACTACATACTCTGTATCTTATTTATTAGCAATAGCAGGTTACCTGACATTGTGACTGATGGGCACTGATGTGAGTACTCTCGCTGATCTTGATTGTGCACATACAATTACAAACCACGTGAATGTTGTGACTAGATTACCCAGCCGAACCTTCAAGTAATT includes the following:
- the LOC127310309 gene encoding uncharacterized protein, with amino-acid sequence MSGSRKLMERFVNLKRKSPPPSTNHADHDEGPSNITRATRPCPLPVPPTLKELDVNEIPYDPADRKRITQYIGPKLQDEIRRKYLIRGPYRPQPGFKYPQKIIAGYSRRFSTKWYNKYDWLEYSEKKDAAFCLYCYLFRDSIEGQGGNDAFVVDGFDCWNKSGRLKDHVGKSPNSFHNTSVKRCNDLLKHDQSVVVALDKQSKVTQEEYMIRLNNSISAVRYLLHQGLAFRAHDESKESKNRGNFRELADLLAEQNENTKRIVLINAPRNNQMVAPEIQRDIAECYAEIIVKSIVDEIGGGVFCLLVDESADVSDKEQMAVVLRYVDKFGAIKERLIGVVHVNETSAVCLKSNIDNLFGKYGLSMKQVRGQGYDGASNMRGEFNGLRALIMRENNSAYYVHCFAHQLQLVIVAVAKKNDDVSDFFDMISLLINVAGASCKRKDMRGA